The following proteins are encoded in a genomic region of Pungitius pungitius chromosome 17, fPunPun2.1, whole genome shotgun sequence:
- the LOC119218859 gene encoding proteasome subunit beta type-9 produces the protein MLQETGTEWLSQEVKTGTTIIAIEFDGGVVLGSDSRVSAGDSVVNRVMNKLSPLHDKIYCALSGSAADAQTIAEVVNYQLDVHSIEIDEDPQVRSAATLVRNISYKYKEELSAHLIVAGWDRRDGGQVFATLSGLLTRQPFAVGGSGSSYVYGFVDAEFHRGMSKEECQQFVVNTLSLAMNRDGSSGGVAYIVSIDEHGTEEKVVLGNDLPTFFDQ, from the exons ATGTTGCAGGAGACGGGGACGGAGTGGTTGTCTCAGGAGGTGAAGACCGGA ACCACCATCATCGCCATAGAGTTTGACGGAGGGGTCGTGCTGGGCTCTGATTCCAGAGTGTCTGCAGG GGATTCGGTGGTGAACAGAGTGATGAACAAGCTGTCTCCCCTCCATGACAAGATCTACTGTGCTCTGTCCGGCTCTGCAGCCGACGCTCAGACCATCGCCGAGGTCGTCAACTACCAGCTCGACGTCCACAG CATTGAGATCGATGAGGACCCACAGGTTCGCTCAGCAGCCACTCTGGTGAGGAACATCTCGTACAAGTACAAAGAGGAGCTGTCGGCCCATCTCATCGTGGCCGGCTGGGACAGAAGAGACGGGGGACAG GTGTTTGCCACCCTGAGTGGTCTCCTGACGAGGCAGCCCTTTGCCGTGGGGGGCTCTGGAAGCTCATATGTTTATGGCTTTGTTGATGCTGAGTTTCACAGAGGCATGAGCAAGGAGGAGTGCCAGCAGTTTGTTGTCAACA cTCTGTCTTTGGCGATGAACCGCGATGGCTCCAGTGGAGGCGTGGCCTATATTGTGTCCATTGATGAACACGGCACGGAGGAGAAAGTGGTTCTAGGAAATGACTTACCCACCTTCTTTGACCAGTGA
- the LOC119219718 gene encoding antigen peptide transporter 2-like produces the protein MMTGEMAKITRKGVALVSAVCVDLSLFYAAGLVATRSVFGHFARLWVHAALRCSALSAVTLLTLGDLNPLLIRVIASHSLLPAVFETGTKALYHEDTECGPAAGARCWLVCAAASLLAALFWEITVPDAEDAAAGDEKKQKARVLFGRVLGLYKPEYLLLFGGLVMLTLAVLCEMFIPFYTGRVIDIRGTQYLPNEFVSALLFMGLYSLGSSFSAGCRGGFLLCAISAFTCRTKVQLFGALTKQEIGFFETTKTGEITSRLSKDTTLMGRAVCLNVNVLLRTFIKTLGMISLMMNLSWKLTFLVLMEVPITSLIQNIYDTHYQRLSLAVHDSMALANEVANEVVSSIHVVRSFNTERHEARRYDDRLIDTHILKTRQNAVSAVYLLARRLTGLGMQVVMMYYGRLFIRSGQMTTGNLVSFILYQSDLGDNIRTLTYIFGDMLNSVGAAGKVFEYLDRKAQVSMEGKLKPDQLTGNVIFRNVSFAYPTYPDKTVLQDFSLELKSGQMTALVGTSGQGKSTCVSLLQRFYEQQDGEILLDNEPLRSYDHRFLHKKVALVSQQPVLFSGSIRDNIAYGLAECSLDEIQEAARKANAHDFIMKLEEGYDAEVGEGGGQLSKSQRQQIAIARAVVRQPQVLILDEITSSLDMTSENKVHQALASCPNQTLLVIAHKLRTIQRAHHIVVMDDGRVQERGTHQELMELKGSYYRLREELFEKENPAQ, from the exons ATGATGACAGGTGAAATGGCAAAAATAACCCGCAAAGGCGTCGCTTTGGTGTCCGCAGTGTGCGTCGACCTGTCCTTGTTTTACGCAGCGGGACTGGTGGCGACTCGCAGCGTGTTTGGGCACTTTGCGCGTCTCTGGGTCCACGCGGCTCTCCGGTGCTCGGCACTGAGCGCCGTGACTCTGCTCACCCTCGGAGATCTCAACCCGTTGCTGATTCGTGTTATCGCGTCGCACAGCCTACTGCCCGCGGTGTTTGAGACCGGAACCAAAGCGCTCTACCACGAGGACACCGAATGTGGCCCGGCGGCGGGTGCGCGCTGCTGGCTCGTTTGCGCCGCAGCGTCGCTGCTCGCTGCGCTGTTTTGGGAAATCACCGTGCCGGACGCGGAAGATGCTGCCGCCGGTGACGAGAAGAAACAGAAGGCCAGAGTGCTGTTTGGGAGAGTCCTGGGCTTGTACAAACCCGAATATCTGCTGCTTTTTGGGGGGCTGGTGATGCTGACGCTGGCAGTTTTGT GTGAGATGTTCATCCCGTTCTACACTGGCAGAGTCATTGACATTCGTGGCACTCAGTATCTGCCCAATGAATTTGTATCTGCGCTTCTATTCATGGGACTTTACTCTCTGGGAAG CTCTTTTAgtgcaggctgcagaggaggttTCTTACTTTGTGCCATCAGTGCCTTCACGTGCAGAACTAAAGTCCAGCTGTTTGGGGCTTTGACCAAACAGGAGATTGGCttctttgagacaacaaagACAG gGGAAATCACATCACGGTTGTCTAAAGACACCACCCTGATGGGAAGAGCGGTCTGTCTCAATGTCAATGTGCTGCTGAGGACGTTCATCAAGACGCTGGGCATGATCTCCCTGATGATGAATCTTTCGTGGAAGCTCACGTTCCTCGTATTGATGGAGGTGCCCATCACCAGCCTCATTCAGAACATCTATGACACACACTACCAG CGGCTGTCCCTGGCAGTGCACGACTCGATGGCTCTGGCCAATGAAGTTGCTAACGAGGTCGTGTCCAGTATTCATGTGGTACGTAGCttcaacacagagagacacgaaGCCCGTCGCTATGACGACCGCTtgatagacacacacatcctgaaGACCCGCCAGAACGCTGTCAGCGCTGTTTACCTTCTCGCACGCAGG ttgaCAGGCTTAGGCATGCAGGTGGTCATGATGTACTACGGCAGGCTGTTCATCCGGAGCGGACAGATGACCACTGGAAACCTGGTTTCCTTCATCCTCTACCAGTCAGATCTTGGAGACAACATCAGG ACACTGACCTACATCTTTGGCGACATGCTGAACTCGGTGGGGGCTGCTGGGAAAGTGTTTGAGTACCTGGACCGTAAAGCTCAGGTCAGCATGGAGGGGAAACTCAAACCGGATCAGCTGACCGGGAACGTCATCTTCCGCAATGTCAGCTTCGCCTATCCTACTTACCCCGACAAAACAGTACTGCAG GACTTTTCATTGGAGCTGAAGTCAGGTCAGATGACAGCGCTGGTGGGAACATCTGGACAAGGAAAAAGCACATGTGTGAGTCTGCTGCAGCGCTTCTATGAGCAGCAGGATGGAGAAATCCTATTGGACAACGAACCACTGAGATCCTATGACCACCGATTCCTCCACAAGAAG gttgctttgGTGAGCCAGCAGCCTGTCCTCTTCTCTGGCTCCATCAGAGACAACATCGCCTACGGGCTCGCTGAATGCTCATTGGATGAGATCCAGGAAGCAGCACGCAAAGCCAACGCACATGACTTCAtcatgaagctggaggagggctACGATGCAG AGGTAGGTGAGGGTGGGGGCCAACTATCCAAGAGCCAGAGGCAGCAGATCGCCATCGCTCGAGCTGTGGTCAGGCAGCCACAGGTCCTCATTCTGGATGAAATAACCAGCTCTCTGGACATGACCAGTGAAAACAAG GTTCACCAGGCTTTGGCCAGTTGTCCTAACCAGACCCTGCTGGTGATCGCCCACAAGCTGAGGACCATCCAGAGGGCCCATCACATCGTTGTGATGGATGACGGCAGAGTTCAGGAGCGAGGGACTCACCAGGAACTGATGGAGTTGAAGGGGAGCTACTACCGACTGAGGGAGGAGCTCTTTGAGAAGGAAAATCCAGCCCAGTGA